One genomic window of Candidatus Eisenbacteria bacterium includes the following:
- a CDS encoding UDP-glucose/GDP-mannose dehydrogenase family protein — MKIAVYGLGYVGSVTSACLSKLGHEVVGVDVQQFKVDQIQSGRTPIVEKGMAELVASGVKTGHLRATTDYRDAMRNSEVSILCIGTPSAEDGSLSLDQVAKVCRSLGEVLHESPGHHLFVPRSTMLPGSCEDFLLPELERASGRTAGQGFDIAYVPEFLREGSAVYDFMEAPLTVIGVRTPTAAEPLKRLFAATSEQVEVTAVRTAEMIKYACNSWHALKVVFGNEIGNLCKAQGVDSHEVMRIFCLDHRLNISPYYLKPGFAFGGSCLPKDVRAILRRAEALRVEVPVLNSVIASNDLQVANAVKLIEKTGRKKVGILGVSFKAETDDLRESPIIRVLESLVGKGYQLWVHDENVEISRVLGANKHFLDSEVPYLESILKPRVEEVLENAEVVVVANAGQAYRGVAGRLREDQVLIDLVHILGPKEPRPRGYVGLSW, encoded by the coding sequence TTGAAGATCGCGGTGTACGGTTTGGGGTACGTGGGCAGCGTCACCTCGGCATGCCTGTCGAAGCTGGGGCACGAGGTGGTCGGGGTGGACGTCCAGCAGTTCAAGGTGGACCAGATCCAGTCGGGGCGCACCCCGATCGTGGAGAAGGGCATGGCCGAGCTGGTGGCCTCCGGGGTGAAGACCGGCCACCTGCGGGCCACCACCGACTACCGCGACGCCATGCGCAACTCGGAGGTCTCGATCCTGTGCATCGGCACCCCCAGCGCCGAGGACGGCTCGCTGTCGCTGGACCAGGTGGCGAAGGTGTGCCGCAGCCTGGGCGAGGTGCTGCACGAGAGCCCCGGCCACCACCTGTTCGTGCCGCGCAGCACCATGCTGCCCGGCAGCTGCGAGGACTTCCTGCTGCCGGAGCTGGAGCGGGCCAGCGGACGCACGGCGGGACAGGGCTTCGACATCGCCTACGTGCCGGAATTCCTGCGCGAGGGCAGCGCGGTGTACGACTTCATGGAGGCGCCGCTGACGGTGATCGGGGTCCGGACGCCGACAGCCGCAGAGCCCCTGAAGCGCCTCTTCGCGGCCACCTCCGAGCAGGTGGAGGTGACGGCCGTGCGCACCGCGGAGATGATCAAGTACGCCTGCAACTCGTGGCACGCGCTGAAGGTGGTCTTCGGCAACGAGATCGGCAACCTGTGCAAGGCCCAGGGCGTGGACAGCCACGAGGTGATGCGGATCTTCTGCCTCGACCACCGGCTCAACATCTCGCCCTACTACCTCAAGCCCGGCTTCGCCTTCGGCGGCAGCTGCCTGCCCAAGGACGTGCGCGCCATCCTGCGGCGCGCCGAGGCGCTGCGCGTGGAGGTGCCGGTGCTGAACTCGGTGATCGCCAGCAACGACCTGCAGGTCGCCAACGCGGTGAAGCTGATCGAGAAGACCGGCCGCAAGAAGGTGGGCATCCTGGGAGTGTCCTTCAAGGCCGAGACCGACGACCTGCGCGAGAGCCCCATCATCCGGGTGCTCGAGTCGCTGGTGGGGAAGGGCTACCAGCTGTGGGTCCACGACGAGAACGTGGAGATCTCGCGCGTGCTGGGCGCCAACAAGCACTTCCTGGACTCCGAGGTGCCGTATCTCGAATCCATCCTGAAGCCCCGCGTGGAGGAGGTGCTGGAGAACGCCGAGGTGGTGGTGGTGGCCAATGCCGGCCAGGCCTACCGCGGCGTCGCCGGCCGGCTGCGCGAGGACCAGGTGCTCATCGACCTGGTCCATATCCTGGGCCCGAAGGAACCGCGCCCGAGGGGATACGTTGGCCTCTCCTGGTAG
- a CDS encoding glycosyltransferase family 4 protein, with amino-acid sequence MASPGRVLILVENLTVPFDRRVWLESRALRDAGWHVSVICPEGPPWVRRHECLEGVHIYRYPLPPPTRGTLDYVREFLHCWLWTFRLAFRVRREQGFDVIHACNPPDTFFAIGWWWKTRGVKFVFDQHDVCPEVYLARFGAGRGLLFRALLLLERLTYAASDLVIATNLSYREVARRRGGVQDGRAAVVRSAPDLSRFRQVEECPELKRGKRHLVCYLGVMAPQDGVDYLLRAIRHVVEVRGRQDIHFALIGSGDSFEDLRELSKRLGIEPFVEFTGRIPDEDVMRYLSSCDLGAAPDPRNPLNDISTMNKVLEYMATGRALVAFDLKETRFSAGDGALYAEPNREEDFGDKMLELLDDPERRGAMGARNARRLREELAWDKSAAALVAAYARLGTRGSPR; translated from the coding sequence TTGGCCTCTCCTGGTAGGGTCCTCATCCTCGTCGAGAACCTGACCGTGCCGTTCGACCGGCGCGTGTGGCTGGAGTCGCGCGCGCTGCGCGACGCCGGCTGGCACGTGTCGGTGATCTGCCCCGAGGGGCCGCCGTGGGTGCGGCGCCACGAGTGCCTCGAGGGGGTGCACATCTACCGCTACCCGCTGCCGCCGCCCACCCGCGGGACGCTGGACTACGTGCGCGAGTTCCTGCACTGCTGGCTGTGGACGTTCCGGCTCGCCTTCCGGGTGCGTCGCGAGCAGGGCTTCGACGTGATCCACGCCTGCAACCCGCCCGACACCTTCTTCGCCATCGGCTGGTGGTGGAAGACGCGCGGGGTGAAGTTCGTGTTCGACCAGCACGACGTGTGCCCGGAGGTGTACCTCGCCCGCTTCGGCGCCGGCAGGGGGCTGCTGTTTCGCGCGCTGCTGCTGCTGGAGCGGCTCACCTACGCCGCCAGCGACCTGGTGATCGCCACCAACCTGAGCTACCGCGAGGTGGCGCGCCGGCGGGGCGGGGTCCAGGACGGGCGCGCGGCGGTGGTGCGCAGCGCCCCGGACCTCAGCCGCTTCCGGCAGGTGGAGGAGTGCCCCGAGCTCAAGCGCGGCAAGCGCCACCTGGTGTGCTACCTGGGGGTGATGGCGCCCCAGGACGGCGTGGACTACCTGCTGCGGGCCATCCGGCACGTGGTGGAGGTGCGGGGGCGCCAGGACATCCACTTCGCGCTGATCGGTTCGGGGGACTCGTTCGAGGACCTCCGGGAGCTCTCGAAGCGGCTCGGGATCGAGCCATTCGTGGAGTTCACCGGCCGCATCCCCGACGAGGACGTGATGCGCTACCTGTCAAGTTGCGACCTGGGCGCCGCGCCCGACCCGCGCAACCCCCTCAACGACATATCCACGATGAACAAGGTGCTCGAGTACATGGCGACCGGACGCGCGCTGGTGGCGTTCGACCTGAAGGAGACCCGCTTCTCGGCCGGGGACGGCGCGCTGTACGCCGAACCCAACCGCGAGGAGGACTTCGGGGACAAGATGCTGGAGCTCCTCGACGACCCCGAACGGCGCGGCGCCATGGGCGCCCGCAATGCCCGCCGGCTCCGCGAGGAGCTGGCCTGGGACAAGAGCGCAGCCGCCCTGGTGGCGGCCTACGCGCGGCTCGGAACGCGCGGGTCCCCGCGCTGA
- a CDS encoding glycosyltransferase: protein MRVWSRVSGLEPGGSEQVAGALAAEAVRAGHEVTLSLRPAAALDAWAAGMRAGGVGVERLAEAESKWDWGGMIRTRAAMAVCRPHLVHLHLVHPTADRYAPFLAPRAAAVIATEHVRHEVPERSQLWLKRAGARRLARVVAVSEAVRRSLVEHYGLAESRVTVIRNGVDLARFAPGGDRARARAALGLPALGFVVGSAGRLTRQKGFDLLLAACARMEGAFVLAVAGDGEDAAALRRLAGELGLAGRVRWLGRVERMEDFYAAIDVFALASRWEGLPITLLEALASGVPSVATAVDGTLEVLAAGGGSAVPPESAEALGAALDLWRHSDNLREQAAGDAARVGRLFDWRNTWAAYAALYEEVTAWKRTVSPRW, encoded by the coding sequence ATGCGCGTGTGGTCGCGCGTGTCGGGCCTGGAGCCCGGAGGCTCGGAGCAGGTGGCGGGCGCGCTGGCCGCGGAGGCCGTGCGCGCGGGCCACGAGGTGACCCTGTCCCTGCGCCCGGCGGCCGCGCTCGACGCGTGGGCCGCGGGGATGCGCGCGGGCGGCGTGGGCGTGGAGCGCCTGGCCGAGGCGGAGTCGAAGTGGGACTGGGGTGGCATGATCCGCACCCGCGCGGCGATGGCCGTGTGCCGGCCGCACCTGGTCCACCTGCACCTGGTGCACCCCACCGCGGACCGCTACGCGCCGTTCCTGGCGCCGCGGGCCGCGGCGGTGATCGCCACCGAGCACGTCCGCCACGAGGTGCCCGAACGCAGCCAGTTGTGGCTCAAGCGCGCCGGGGCGCGGCGGCTGGCGCGCGTGGTGGCGGTCTCGGAGGCGGTGCGCCGCTCGCTGGTGGAGCACTACGGGCTGGCGGAGTCCCGGGTGACGGTCATCCGCAACGGCGTGGACCTGGCGCGCTTCGCCCCCGGTGGCGACCGGGCACGCGCCCGGGCGGCGCTGGGACTGCCCGCGCTGGGCTTCGTGGTGGGCAGCGCCGGGCGGCTCACCCGCCAGAAGGGCTTCGACCTGCTGCTCGCGGCCTGCGCGCGGATGGAGGGCGCCTTCGTGCTGGCGGTGGCCGGCGACGGGGAGGACGCCGCGGCGCTGCGCCGGCTGGCCGGGGAGCTGGGCCTGGCCGGGCGGGTGCGCTGGCTGGGCCGCGTGGAGCGGATGGAGGACTTCTACGCCGCGATTGACGTGTTCGCGCTGGCCTCCCGGTGGGAGGGCCTGCCGATCACGCTGCTCGAGGCGCTGGCCAGCGGGGTGCCCTCGGTAGCCACGGCCGTGGACGGCACGCTGGAGGTGCTCGCGGCCGGCGGGGGATCGGCCGTGCCGCCCGAGTCGGCCGAGGCCCTGGGCGCGGCGCTGGACCTGTGGCGCCACTCGGACAACCTGCGGGAGCAGGCGGCCGGGGATGCCGCGCGCGTGGGC